The sequence below is a genomic window from Nocardia fluminea.
GGATGGCCACCGGCGTGCAGATCGCCACCATCGCGGCAAGCCAGAGCAGCGACGGGGTCACCAGCGACCAGGTCACCGTCCCGGCGTTGCCCAAGGTGTCACCGGCCAGCGCGCGCAACACGATCGCGAACTGGGAGACCGGCTGATTGCGGACGAACCACTGGATCCACTCCGGGAACTGGCCGGCCGGGGCGAGACCGGTCGAGAGCATGCCGAAGATCAACGGGGGCAGTAGCAGTGCCTGCGAGGTGGCTTCGGGGCTCTTGGACAGCGTGCCGATCACATCCGCGCCGAGGGTGAACGCGAGTCCGATGAGGATCGAGAACGCCAGATAGCCGAGGGTGTGCGCGGCGTCGAGCCGGAACCGGAAACCGATCACATAGCCCGCGGCGATCCCCGCGGCCAGCGAGATGAGCAGCCGGAACAGGTTGGCCGACATCCGCGCCGCGACCGGAACCAGCGGGCGCAGCGGCATCGCGCCGAAGCGGCGGTTGAGGCCGGCCACGGAATCGGTGGCCGAACGGAACGCCGCCGAGATGGCGGTGAACGCGGCGGCCTGCAGGATCACCAGCGGCATCATGTACTGGGCGTAGCTGCTGAAACCGTTGCCGGAGAACGTCATCACGGTTTTCAGTGGGATGTAGAAGCTGGCCGTGAAGGCCGCCGGTGCGAGAACCGAGGCGAGGAACTCGCCGGATTTGATCGAGGGCACGATCAGCCGGGTGCTCAGGACCCACCACTGCTGCACCGTCTCCGGTGTGGCGCGCGCGGAGGTGTTCCAGGTGGCGGCGGTCATGCCGTGGCCTTCGATTCGTCCTCGGTCGAGGCCAGGTGTCCGGTGAGCTGCAGGAACACGTCGTCGAGTGACGGCCTGCGCAGGGCGATGTCGACGAGTTCGACCGAGGCGTTGTCGAGCCGGCGCAGGGCCTCGGCGAGCGTTTTGGCGCCGTCGGGCGCGGGGATGGTGATGCGATCCGATTCGGGGGTGAGCGCGGCCAGGTTCTCCGCGGGCAGCAGCGAGCCGAGCGCGGCGACGATGGTCGGCAATCCTTCGAGATCCAGCGGGACGATCTCGCAGTAGCTGCCGCCGGTGCGATGTTTCAGCTCGTCCGCGGTGCCGGAGGCGATCACCACACCGTGATCGATCACGATGATCTGGTCGCTGAGCGCGTCGGCCTCCTCCAGGTACTGGGTGGTGAGCAAAGTGGTGATCCCCGCGGTCTTGAAGCTGCGTACCAGGTCCCAGACGCCCTGCCTGCTGCGTGGGTCGAGACCAGTGGTCGGCTCGTCGAGGAAGACGACGTCGGGCCGCACCACCAGCCCGCACGCGATGTCGATGCGGCGGCGCATGCCGCCCGAGTAGGTACCGACGCGCCGATTCGCGGCCTGCTCCAGATCGAATTCGCCGAGCAGTTCCCTGGCTCTGGCCTGCGCCGCCGGTTTGCGCAGCCCCATCAGCCTGCCGAACATGACGAGGTTCTCGTAGCCGCTGAGCATGTCGTCGAGCGCGGCGTACTGCCCGGTCAGCATGATGCGTTTACGCACCGCGGCCGGGTCGGCGACGACATCGTGGCCTGCGACCACCGCCCGCCCGCTGTCGGGCGTGACGAGGGTGGACAGGACATTCACCATCGTCGTCTTGCCCGCGCCGTTGGGCCCGAGGATGCCGAGCACCTCGCCGGGGGCGGCCTCGAAGTCGACACCGCGCAGGGCGTGTACGTCGCCGAAGGACTTCTCGATCCCTTCGACCACGACACCGCCGGTGCGCGGGGTGCTCTGCACGAGAGTGTGTTCGACGCTCATATCCGGTCTCCTGCTTCCAAGTGGTCATCGAGCAGTGGCGAGATGACCGCCAGTGCGTAGGGATTGGTCATGTCGTCGTGGGTCACGTCGACGTCGTGGTCGGTGATGTCGCCCGTGATGTAGGGCCGCCAGCCGTCGGGTCCCATCCATTCGGCGGGATCGACCGTGGCGCGAAAATAGACGATGTCGCCGTCGTAGACCGGGCGCTGATACCCGGTCCGGGTGCCCGCGGAGGCGTTGTAGGAGCCCGCCATGCGTTCGATGGTGGCCGCGTCGATGAGCTCGACCCCGCCGAGCCGGGCGGTGATCAGTTCGGCCGCTTGTTCGGCGGACGATTCGGCGGGCACGTCGTCGATGCCGAAGATGGCGCCGAAGGTGTTGATGAAGGCACCCGGTGAGAGGCGCTCGATGGTGTCACCGTCGATATCGGCGGTGTCGGTGTCCAGGAGAGCGACAACGCCGACCTGCTCGCCCGCGGCCTTCAGCTCCACCGCCATGGCCTGGGCGATGAGTCCGCCGAAGGACCAGCCGAGCAGGTGATAGGGACCGCTCGGCTGCACCGAACGGATCTCGCGCACGTAGCGCTGGGCGAATTCCTCGATGGAGCGCGCGGAGGGTTCGCGACCGCTGAGATCCGGTGCCTGGAGGCCGTAGACGGGCCGCCCCGGACGTAGCTGTTCGGCGAATCCCAGGTAGCTCCACGACATTCCGGAGGAGGAGTGGACGCAGAACAGCGCGGGCTGATCGCCGTCGGGCCGGATCGGTAGCAGCACGTCGAGCCCGAGTCCGGTCGGGCCCGGTTCCACGACCGCCGCGGTGCGCGCTGTCATGGCGGCGGCTTCGTCGGCCGACGCGGTCCGGGCCGCGGGGGTTTCGGCGAATCGCGCTGCCGCGTCGAGTGCCTCGACCCAGAGATTCGCGAGTTCGGTGACATCCTCACCATCCAGTAGCTGTGCCGCGTAGCCGAAGTCGGCCTGGAGCCGGTTGCCGACGACCATGGCGTTGATATCGATCGCGGACATGATCGGCACCTGCGGATGCTCGGCCGCCTCGAGGTCGCCGAGCGCGTCGGTGGGAAGCCAGCCGAGGCCCTCGAGACCGGGCGGCGTGTCGACCGAGGTGTGCCTGCCCAGATAGTTCACGCAGATCTGGCCGGGAAGACGGCTCGGAAGCTGTTCGGCCGCTTCGGGGTTCAGGTAGCGCAGCAGACCGAAGCCGATGCCCTTGTCCGGGACCCCGAGCAGGTCGTGCTTGACGCGGCGGATGGCCGCGCCCATGGCGGGTCCGCCCGCTAGCGCGTCGTCGATGTCGATGCCGGCGAGATCGAGGCGCACCGGATAGAGGTTCGTGAACCAGCCGATGGTGCGCGACAGGTCGGCGCCGGGCACGACTTCCTCCTGTCTGCCATGGCCTTCCAGTCGCAGCAGCGCCGAGAACTCGTCCACGCCTCTGCGCGCACGCCAGCGCACCAGCGCGACGGCCAGGGTGGCGAACAGCGCGTCGGTGACACTGCCCTGGAACAGGTGCGGCAGGGTGGTGAGCAGCGCTGTCGTGGTGTCTTCGTCGACCGCGATGTCGAGGCGGCGAACGGTCCGCGCCTGATCGGTGATCGGATCGAGGTGACGGGCGGCAAGCAGCGGGTCGGGGCCGTTCACCACCGACTGCCAGTACGGGAGTTCGGCGCGCCGCCGGTCGGTCCTGGCCTGCTCGGTCAAGGCGTGCGACCAGCGCCGCATCGATGTGCCGATGTCCGGCAGGACCGGGGTGGCGCCCGCCGATACCTGGGCCCAGGCGGCGATCAAGTCCTGCACCAGGATTCGCCACGACACGCTGTCGATCGCCAGATGGTGCGCGACGATGATCAGGCGTCCGGGCCCGATGTGCGCACCGGCGTCGCCCACCGGATCCAGCCACACGAACTGCAGGACGACTCCATCCGCCGGATGCAGGCGGTTCATCGCGGAGTCGAGCTCGGTCTGGGCGTATTCGCGCAGCTCGATCGGGTCGATGGCGGCGTCGAAGGCCGTGCGGTGCACCAGTGCGTCGACTTCGATCGAACCGGGGTCGGCCACGTGCAGCCGCCAGCCGTCCTCGGCTGCCCACAGGCGGGCCCGCAGCATGTCGTGCCGGTCGACCACGGCCGCGAGGGTGGCGACGAGTTGCGCGCGTTCGATGCCGACGGGCAATTCCAGGACCGCGGTCTGGGCGAACCGGTCGAAATCGCCGCCGCGTTCGACCATGTAGCGCACGATCGGCGTGAGCGGCAGGTCACCGATGCCCCCACCGGGCAGTTCGGCGAGCGCTTCCACCGTCTCGGCGGCATCGACGGCCGCGCCCAGCGCCGCCACTGTGCGGTGTTCGAAGACCTGCAACGGCGTGCAGTGCACGCCGCGCAGCTTCGCCTGCGTGACGAGCTGAATGGCGAGGATGCTGTCGCCGCCGAGAGCGAAGAACGAATCGTCGACGCCGACCCGCGCGCGCCCGAGCAGTTCGGCGTAGACCTCGGCGAGCACCAGCTCGGTCGGTGTCTGCGGTGCGCGGTACGGGGTGTCGTCGGTGACGAACACCGGCTCCGGCAGCGCTTTCCGGTCGAGTTTGCCGACCGCGTTGATGGGGATCTCGTCCAGCACCACGAAAGCGGCGGGCACCATGTACCCGGGGAGCGTGTCGGCGGCGAGGGCGCGGATGTGGGCGATGTCGAGGTCGGCGCCGGGCAGGCGCACCAGGTAGGCGGCGAGGGCGGTGGCGCCGGTGGGGCCCGGAACACCCAGCGTCACCGCGAGATCGACGCCGTCGATGGCGCCGAGCACCGCATCGATCTCGCCGAGCTCGATCCGCTGGCCGCGCACCTTCACCTGGAAGTCGGTGCGGCCGAGGTATTCCAGCGCCAAACCGGTGGGTGAACCAGCGGGGTTGTCGGGCAGCGGGTTGCCGACACGAGCGGGGCTGTCGGACCGGGCGCTGCGTGCTGACGTGTTCGTCCGCGTCCACCGCACCAGATCGCCTGTGCGATAGAGGCATTCGCCGGGAAGGCCGAAGGGGTTGGCGATGAATCGGGCTGCCGTCAAGCTCGGTCGGGCGTGGTAACCCCGGGCGAGGGCGGTGCCCGCGAGGTACAGCTCACCCGCGACACCGACGGGTACCGGGCGCAGGCGGTCGTCCAGGACGAGGGCGGCCGCTCCGCGCACGGGAGCGCCGATGGTGACCGGCTCCGTGGCGGACAACGGCGCGGAACCTGTGGCCCAGATGGTGTATTCGGTCGGGCCGTACAGGTTGATCATCGTCCGGCCGTCGGCACCGCCGCACCAGCGGGCGACGAGGTCGGGACCGACCGCCTCACCCGCGACCGCCAGCACACGCAGGCTCGACACCTCGGCGGGATCGATCGTGGCCAGTGCCGACGGGGTGATCACCATGTGGGTGACCTGTTCGGTGGCGATCAGTTCCGCGAGCGGGGCCCCGCCGAAGACCTCCGGCGGCGCGATCACCGACGCGGCGCCACAGCCGAAGGCCATGAGCGCCTCGAAGATCGACGCGTCGAAGCTCGGCGAGGCCACCTGCATCACCCGGGCGTGTTCGTCGAGGGTGAGGTCGCAGCGCTGGGCGGCGACCAGGTCGGCCAGGCCGCGATGCGTCACGGTGACGCCCTTCGGGGTACCGGTGGAGCCGGAGGTGTAGATCATCCAGGCAGGGTTCTCGAGCCTGATCGGGGCAGGGAGCTCCGCGGGGGTGAGGGCGGCGTCGGCGGTGGCGTCCAGGCGGGCGGCGAACTCGGGGTCGTCGAGGATCAGCCAGCGGGTGCCGCCGGCGAGCTTCGGCCGGTATTCGGCGAGGGTGATCCCGACCTGAGCACCGGAATCGGTGAGCATGTGGTCGATGCGATCCGCCGGATGCTTGGGGTCGACCGGCAGGAACGCCGCGCCGACTTTGGCGGCCGCCCAGATGCCCTGATGGAACTCGGCGCAGCGGGGCAGACCCAGCGCGACCACGGTTTCCGGGTGGACTCCGGCCTCGATCAGCAGCCTGGCCAGCTGATTCGATCCGGCATCGAGAGCGCGATAGGTGGTCGTGCCGGTGACTGGGGTGGGCCGGCTCGAGGACGTGGTGCCGGCGGCAGACCCCGGTTGTTCGCGGCGGGGTGCGATGGTGTCGGTGAGGGTCCGAGTCGAGGAGGTCGTGGTGGACTGCGAGACCAGTGCCGGCCGGTCGGGAAAGGTGGTGGCGGTGGCGGTCAGCAGCTCGGCCAGAGTTGTCGTACCCGCGGTGGCAGGGCCGTGGACCGGGACCAGTTCCGCGCGTTCGGATTCGGCGAGGATGTCGATGTCGGCGAGACGGATGTCGATGTCGGTGAGGACGGTGGCCAGAACCTGCCGCCACCGGCTCGCGAACGAGGTGACCGTGGTGGCGTCGAAGAGGTCCGTCGCGTAGGTGAGTACGCCGTCGATGCCTGCCGGGCCGGTGGTGTCGAAACGTTCGCGCAGGTCCAGGGTGAGGTCGAAGGCCGAGGAGCGGCGGTCGAAATCCTCGACTTCGAAGCGCAGCCCGGGCAGCTCGAGCACCGGTTCGACGAAGTTCTGCAGCGACAGCGACACTTGGAACAGCGGGTGGTGGGCGGTCGACCGGGTGGGGTCGAGCGCCGCGACGAGCTGCTCGAACGGTACGTCGGCGTGGCCGAAGGCATCGAGGTCGGTGGTGCGGACGGTGGCGAGCAGCTGCCGGAAACCGGTGCCGGGGTCGACGGGGGTGCGCAGGGCCAGCGTGTTGACGAACATACCGACGAGGTCGTCCAGCGCCGCCTCGCCCCGGCCCGCGATCGGCGTGCCGACGACGACATCACCGGTACCGGCGAGCCGGGCCAGCAGCACCGCGAGGGCGGCGTGGACGACCATGAAGACGCTGACGTTGTTCGCGGCGGCGAACTCGATCAGCGCGCGGTGGGTGTGTTCGTCGATGGCGAAGTCGACGTCGTCGCTGCGCATCGTCTGCACCGCGGGCCGGGGCCGGTCAGTCGGGAGTTCCAGCGCGTCCGGTGCGCCCGCGAGTGTCTCGCGCCAGAACTGGATCTGCTGTGCCGCGACAGATTCGGATTCGGTCGCACTGCCGAGCAGCTCGCGATGCCACAGCGCGAAGTCCGCGTACTGCACCGTGAGGGGAGGTTGCGTGGGCGCCTTGCCCGAGACCCGCGCCGAGTAAGCGGCGACCAGGTCCGCCGCCAACGGAGCCATCGACGCGCCGTCAGCGCTGATGTGGTGAACGACGAGGACGATGACATGCACCGGTACCGGGTCCTCGGATCGAGGGGCACCGAGGGTTGCGGCCTCGGCTGGTTGA
It includes:
- a CDS encoding ABC transporter permease, which gives rise to MTAATWNTSARATPETVQQWWVLSTRLIVPSIKSGEFLASVLAPAAFTASFYIPLKTVMTFSGNGFSSYAQYMMPLVILQAAAFTAISAAFRSATDSVAGLNRRFGAMPLRPLVPVAARMSANLFRLLISLAAGIAAGYVIGFRFRLDAAHTLGYLAFSILIGLAFTLGADVIGTLSKSPEATSQALLLPPLIFGMLSTGLAPAGQFPEWIQWFVRNQPVSQFAIVLRALAGDTLGNAGTVTWSLVTPSLLWLAAMVAICTPVAIRLSSRRA
- a CDS encoding ATP-binding cassette domain-containing protein, translated to MSVEHTLVQSTPRTGGVVVEGIEKSFGDVHALRGVDFEAAPGEVLGILGPNGAGKTTMVNVLSTLVTPDSGRAVVAGHDVVADPAAVRKRIMLTGQYAALDDMLSGYENLVMFGRLMGLRKPAAQARARELLGEFDLEQAANRRVGTYSGGMRRRIDIACGLVVRPDVVFLDEPTTGLDPRSRQGVWDLVRSFKTAGITTLLTTQYLEEADALSDQIIVIDHGVVIASGTADELKHRTGGSYCEIVPLDLEGLPTIVAALGSLLPAENLAALTPESDRITIPAPDGAKTLAEALRRLDNASVELVDIALRRPSLDDVFLQLTGHLASTEDESKATA